The DNA window TCGTGACCGTCTGCGACCTCATCGGGCGCACCATCGTCATGCCCTTCGAGGTACCGGTCTCCCTGATCCTCGGGATCGTGGGCGCCGTCGTGTTCATCGCCCTGCTCATGAGGCAGCGTCGTCATGGCTGAGCGCACCACGGCTCCTGTCGGCACCGCTCCCGTCGGCACCACTCCTGTCAGCACCGTCCCCGTCAGCACCGCCCCGTCGGACCTCGCCGCGGACCTCGAGGTGCTCGGCGCGCCCCATCGGCTGCGCAGCAGCTCGGGCGCCTTCCCGGACGACCGCTCCCGCCGCCGCTACCGGGTCATGCTGGCCGTGCTCGGTGCGCTCGCCGTGCTCTTCGCGCTGGGCCTGCTGGCCGTGGACAACCCCATGCCCGTCGGCTCCCGCGGCTTCTGGCTGATCGCGGAGATGCGCGCGACCTCGCTGGTGGTGATGGCGGTGGTGGCCTTCTGCCAGTCGATCGCCACGATCACCTTCATGACCGTCACCAACAACCGCATCATCACGCCCTCGATCATGGGCTTCGAATCGCTGTACACGGTCATCCAGACCACCGCCGTCTACGTGCTGGGCGTGGCCGGGGTCGTCGCGCTGCAGGGGACCGTCCAGTTCCTGGTGCAGGTCGCGCTCATGGTGGGGCTGTCGGTGCTGCTGTACGGCTGGCTGCTGCGCGGGAAGTACGCCAACATCCAGGTGATGCTGCTGGTGGGCATCATCATCGGCGGCGGCATGGGCGCGATCTCCACGTTCATGCAGCGCCTGCTCACCCCGAGCGAGTTCGACGTGCTCAGCGCGCGGCTGTTCGGGTCCGTGACCAACGCGAGCGCCGAGTACCTGCCCTTCGCGATCCCGATGGTGCTCATCGCGGGCGCGCTCATCTGGGTGGGCGCCCACCGGCTGAACGTCATCTCGCTGGGCCGCGACGTGTGCATCAACGTGGGCGTGGACCACGGCCGCCAGACCATCTTCATGCTCGTCCTGGTCTCCGTGCTGATGGCGGTCTCCACCGCCCTCGTCGGCCCCATGACGTTCTTCGGGTTCCTCGTCGCGACGCTGACCTTCCAGCTCGCGGGCACCCACGACCACCGACGACTGCTGCCGGTCGGCGCGCTGACCGGCTTCGTGGTCCTCGCCGGCGCCTACCTGGTGATGAACCACGTGTTCTCCGCGCAGGGCGTCGTCTCCATCATCATCGAACTCGTCGGCGGGACCGTGTTCCTCGTCGTCATCCTGCGGAAGGGGCGCCTGTGATCAGCATCGACGCAGTGCGGAAGCAGTACACCTCCACGACCGGGACGGTCGAGATCGGACCGGTCACCGTCGACATCCCCTCCGGCGGGGTGACCGCCCTGGTGGGGCCGAACGGCGCCGGGAAGTCCACCCTGCTCACGATGGTGGGGCGTCTGCTGGGGATCGATGAGGGCGTCATCGAGGTGGCGGGCTACGACGTCTCCTCCACGGCCTCGAAGGACCTCGCCAAGGTCCTCTCGGTGCTGCGTCAGGAGAACCACTTCATCACCCGCCTCACGGTGCGCCAGCTGGTGGGCTTCGGCCGCTTCCCCTACTCCCAGGGGCGCCTGACCCGGCTCGACGAGCAGAAGATCTCCGAGGCCATCGACTTCCTGGACCTCGACGAGCTCGAGGACCGCTACCTCGACCAGCTCTCGGGCGGCCAGCGCCAGCGCGCCTATGTCGCCATGGTGCTCGCCCAGGACACCGAGTACGTGCTGCTCGACGAGCCGCTGAACAACCTCGACATGCGCCACAGCGTGCAGATGATGGGTCGCCTGCGCGACGCGGCCCGGCAGCTGGACCGCACCATCGTGGTGGTCCTGCACGACATCAACTTCGCCGCCCACTACGCCGACCACATCATCGCGATGAAGGACGGCGGCGTGGTCGAGTCCGGGCCTGTGGACCGGATCATGGACGGCGAGGTGCTCACCCGGGTGTTCGACACCCCGGTGCAGATCGTCGAGGGTCCGACGGGCCCGCTGGCCGTCTACTACTGAGCGGGCGGCCGGGCGGGGGCGGGTCTGGCCCCACCCGGCCCC is part of the Brachybacterium ginsengisoli genome and encodes:
- a CDS encoding iron chelate uptake ABC transporter family permease subunit; this translates as MAERTTAPVGTAPVGTTPVSTVPVSTAPSDLAADLEVLGAPHRLRSSSGAFPDDRSRRRYRVMLAVLGALAVLFALGLLAVDNPMPVGSRGFWLIAEMRATSLVVMAVVAFCQSIATITFMTVTNNRIITPSIMGFESLYTVIQTTAVYVLGVAGVVALQGTVQFLVQVALMVGLSVLLYGWLLRGKYANIQVMLLVGIIIGGGMGAISTFMQRLLTPSEFDVLSARLFGSVTNASAEYLPFAIPMVLIAGALIWVGAHRLNVISLGRDVCINVGVDHGRQTIFMLVLVSVLMAVSTALVGPMTFFGFLVATLTFQLAGTHDHRRLLPVGALTGFVVLAGAYLVMNHVFSAQGVVSIIIELVGGTVFLVVILRKGRL
- a CDS encoding iron ABC transporter ATP-binding protein, which codes for MISIDAVRKQYTSTTGTVEIGPVTVDIPSGGVTALVGPNGAGKSTLLTMVGRLLGIDEGVIEVAGYDVSSTASKDLAKVLSVLRQENHFITRLTVRQLVGFGRFPYSQGRLTRLDEQKISEAIDFLDLDELEDRYLDQLSGGQRQRAYVAMVLAQDTEYVLLDEPLNNLDMRHSVQMMGRLRDAARQLDRTIVVVLHDINFAAHYADHIIAMKDGGVVESGPVDRIMDGEVLTRVFDTPVQIVEGPTGPLAVYY